The window TCCACCTCCTCCAGGGTGAAGAAGCGGGCCTCCACGATGTGCCCGTCGGGGTCCCTGGGGTTCAAGAGCCCCTCGTAGGTGGCCCGGAAGGCCATGGCCAGGGTGCGCTCGTTCTTGCGGCGGTCCTCCACCTGGATCACGTAGGCCAGGTGCTCCACGGACCGGACCCGAAGCCCCGTCTCCTCCCGCACCTCCCGCACCAGGGCCTCCACGGCCGTCTCCCCGGGCTCCACCGTCCCCCCGGGAAGGGTGTAGCGCACCCGGCCCCGGCGGCCCCAGTCGTTGCCCACGAGGAGGACCCGGCCCCGGCTGTCCAGGAGGATGGCCGCCGCCACCAGGATCTCCCGGCGCATCACCCTTCCGCCAGCGCCGCGAGCTGGCGCTCCTGGTCGGCCCGCTTGAGCGCCTCCAGGATGGGGGTCAGGTGGCCGGAGAGGACGCCCTCGAGGTCGTGGGTGGTGAACCCGATGCGGTGGTCCGTGACCCGGGACTGGGGGAAGTTGTAGGTGCGGATCTTCTCCGAGCGCTCCCCGGTGCCGATCTGGGCAAGGCGGGTCTTCCGGAGCCTTTCCGCCTCCTCCGCCCGCTTCATCTCCAGGAGACGGCTTCTTAGGATCAT of the Thermus thermophilus HB8 genome contains:
- a CDS encoding NUDIX hydrolase, translating into MRREILVAAAILLDSRGRVLLVGNDWGRRGRVRYTLPGGTVEPGETAVEALVREVREETGLRVRSVEHLAYVIQVEDRRKNERTLAMAFRATYEGLLNPRDPDGHIVEARFFTLEEVEERLKGHLPLLEPLRAYLRGERGRFYAYAGWHAPGVVV